From Mycosarcoma maydis chromosome 16, whole genome shotgun sequence, a single genomic window includes:
- a CDS encoding putative electron transfer flavoprotein alpha chain precursor: MFAPAMFPRVALRSTSNAARALPLRRGFATSRVDLANTLVFLEHKNGNFAAATLSALTAAQKLGGDIDALVVGGEADASQVAEKAAKLPGIKKVLFAKHAEFANNLSEPLAPLIKKIVESNSYTHVCTGHTAVGRDIFPRAAALLDSSQVSDIIGLEGEDTFVRPIYAGNAIATLKSSDKVKVFTVRGTAFDAAAQEGGSATTEEVQPEGVEALTEFVEEKVSESSRPDLATAPRVVSGGRALKSAENFVKYIEPLADSLNAAVGASRAAVDAGYADNALQVGQTGKIIAPELYVAIGISGAIQHLAGMKDSKTIVAINKDADAPIFQVADLGLVADLYEAVPEMLEKIK, from the exons ATGTTTGCACCCGCCATGTTTCCCCGTGTCGCCCTGCGTAGCACTTCCAACGCTGCTCGCGCCTTGCCTCTGCGTCGAGGCTTTGCTACTTCTCGTGTCGACCTCGCAAACAcgctcgtcttcctcgagcACAAAAATGGCAACTTTGCTGCCGCCACTCTCTCCGCCCTCACTGCCGCTCAGAAGCTTGGAGGTGACATTGATGCGCTTGTCGTAGGTGGCGAGGCTGACGCCAGCCAGGTCGCCGAAAAGGCTGCCAA GCTCCCTGGCATCAAGAAAGTCCTCTTTGCCAAGCACGCCGAGTTTGCCAACAATCTTTCTGAACCACTTGCACCACTCATCAAGAAGATCGTTGAGTCCAACTCTTACACTCACGTTTGCACAGGACACACTGCCGTAGGTCGCGACATCTTCCCGCGCGCTGCCGCTTTGCTTGACTCATCCCAGGTTTCCGACATTATCGGCCTCGAGGGTGAGGACACCTTCGTCCGTCCCATCTATGCCGGTAACGCCATTGCCACTCTCAAGAGCTCTGACAAGGTCAAGGTCTTTACCGTTCGAGGCACTGCTTTCGACGCCGCTGCTCAGGAGGGTGGGAGCGCTACCACTGAGGAGGTCCAGCCTGAAGGCGTCGAGGCGCTCACCGAGTTTGTCGAGGAGAAGGTCTCCGAGTCCTCTCGTCCCGACCTTGCCACTGCCCCACGCGTCGTTTCTGGTGGTCGTGCGCTCAAGTCGGCTGAAAATTTCGTCAAGTACATTGAGCCGCTCgccgactcgctcaacgcCGCTGTCGGTGCTTCGCGAGCTGccgtcgatgctggctACGCCGATAACGCGCTGCAGGTCGGTCAGACGGGTAAGATCATCGCTCCCGAGCTTTACGTTGCTATTGGTATTTCGGGTGCCATTCAGCACTTGGCTGGTATGAAGGACAGCAAAACCATTGTTGCCATCAACAaggatgcagatgctccTATCTTCCAGGTTGCCGACCTTGGTCTCGTCGCTGACCTCTACGAGGCTGTCcccgagatgctcgagaagaTCAAGTAA